The following are encoded in a window of Caballeronia sp. NK8 genomic DNA:
- a CDS encoding adhesin: MRKVFKAAVFALVAYLVADRAMLHAQGRDLSAAACVQSAAQVEFDALSKGFSQAAASSQRDAFRSQCLVSGRAQSGEAMAMR; the protein is encoded by the coding sequence ATGCGAAAAGTATTCAAGGCCGCCGTATTCGCGCTCGTCGCTTACCTCGTCGCCGATCGCGCCATGCTCCACGCGCAGGGACGCGACCTCAGCGCGGCTGCGTGCGTCCAGAGCGCCGCGCAGGTCGAATTCGACGCGCTGAGCAAGGGCTTCAGTCAGGCCGCCGCGAGCAGTCAGCGCGACGCGTTCAGATCGCAATGTCTGGTGTCCGGCCGCGCGCAGAGCGGCGAAGCCATGGCGATGCGGTAA
- a CDS encoding NAD(P)/FAD-dependent oxidoreductase, protein MMLNPYAQRQVDSPHRIVIVGGGAAGLELATRLGNGVGKRRRAEVILIDRFPTHFWKPLLHEVAAGQIDASSHQIDYAAHAKWNHFRFEQGALASIDRGRREIVIDETTDVDGRPLMPKRTLAFDTLVLALGSVTNFFAIPGAEQHALTLETVEQAETFRRRLLSSLLRSGHARQAEPGAARTPVSVTVIGGGATGVELAAALRGSAEMLRDYHLASLDPADDIRIRLLEGAPRVLPALPERISTRAQDVLAGLGVEVRLGCRVRAVDANAVATVDGETLASDITIWAAGVEGPPVLRTLEGLPLNRLGQVIVDGTLQIEPGSGIHAMGDCAACAAAKGDALVPPRAQAAFQQAVYLADALTRRLDDRPVPLFAYRDQGTLISFGRAGAAGALMSELLRQPLFIDGWFAASCYRHLYRRHIMGLTGVRRAVMYAASQWLRERVRPTVKLN, encoded by the coding sequence ATGATGTTGAATCCATATGCGCAACGCCAGGTCGATTCTCCGCATCGCATCGTCATCGTGGGCGGCGGCGCGGCCGGGCTGGAACTCGCGACGCGTCTCGGCAATGGCGTCGGCAAGCGGCGGCGCGCCGAAGTGATCCTCATCGACCGCTTTCCGACGCACTTCTGGAAGCCGCTGCTGCACGAAGTCGCGGCAGGCCAGATCGATGCATCGAGCCATCAGATCGACTACGCCGCTCACGCGAAGTGGAATCACTTCCGCTTCGAACAGGGCGCGCTCGCGAGTATCGACCGGGGTCGGCGCGAGATCGTCATCGACGAGACGACCGATGTCGATGGCCGCCCGCTCATGCCCAAGCGCACACTCGCATTCGATACGCTCGTGCTCGCGCTCGGCAGCGTGACGAACTTCTTCGCGATTCCGGGCGCCGAACAGCATGCGCTGACGCTGGAGACAGTGGAGCAGGCGGAAACGTTCAGGCGGCGTCTACTGTCGAGCCTGCTGCGCTCGGGCCATGCGCGGCAGGCCGAGCCCGGCGCCGCCCGGACGCCGGTTTCAGTGACGGTGATCGGCGGCGGCGCGACGGGCGTCGAACTGGCCGCCGCACTGCGCGGATCGGCGGAAATGCTGCGCGACTATCACCTCGCGTCGCTCGATCCGGCCGACGATATCCGCATTCGTCTGCTCGAAGGCGCGCCGCGCGTGCTGCCCGCGCTGCCGGAGCGCATCTCGACGCGCGCTCAGGACGTGCTCGCCGGACTCGGCGTCGAAGTGAGACTGGGTTGCCGCGTGCGCGCGGTCGATGCGAACGCCGTTGCGACCGTGGATGGCGAAACGCTCGCGAGCGACATCACGATCTGGGCCGCCGGCGTGGAAGGACCGCCCGTGTTGCGCACGCTCGAAGGATTGCCGTTGAACCGGCTCGGACAGGTGATCGTCGACGGCACGTTGCAGATCGAACCCGGTTCGGGCATTCATGCGATGGGCGATTGCGCGGCGTGCGCCGCAGCGAAAGGCGACGCGCTGGTGCCGCCGCGCGCGCAGGCAGCCTTTCAGCAGGCCGTCTATCTCGCCGATGCGCTCACGCGGCGCCTCGACGATCGCCCCGTGCCGTTGTTCGCCTATCGCGATCAGGGCACGCTCATTTCCTTCGGACGCGCCGGCGCGGCGGGCGCGCTGATGAGCGAGTTGCTGCGGCAGCCGCTTTTCATCGACGGATGGTTCGCGGCGTCGTGTTACCGGCATCTGTATCGCCGGCACATCATGGGGCTCACGGGCGTCAGGCGCGCGGTGATGTACGCTGCGAGCCAATGGCTTCGCGAACGCGTGCGGCCTACGGTGAAGCTGAATTGA
- a CDS encoding mechanosensitive ion channel family protein: MFGNSLRFEVGPDWQVHVATDSWAVATLLVVALLLAILLASVICYYATRAVMLMIVSRLARKEGRKWLIAAERHRVFHRLAPLVPAAIVYASAPLLSGLTFPVIPALGHPLAILAACYMVYTLMRAALALRDSIEERYSHFPTASERPIKSFLQIATIVAYLVALIAVVSVLLERSPLYLLTGLSAITALLIIIFRDSLLGFVASIQLAAYDMLRVGDWIEVPGFVADGVVIDIALNTIKVRNFDNTIVMLPSQLLLSNSVKNWRGMFESGARRLRHAIHFDVDTIRFPDDALLARLPFAPPEGERRTNLGLYRLYLSGYFREHPAVRRDMPFVIRHVQSTAPIVALEICVYLNEIRWERYENLQSDMLDHAYGVVPLFGLRCWQRDRSASAAS, from the coding sequence ATGTTCGGCAACAGCTTGCGATTCGAAGTCGGACCGGACTGGCAAGTCCACGTCGCCACGGACAGCTGGGCTGTCGCCACGCTTCTGGTCGTCGCACTGCTGCTGGCGATTCTGCTGGCGAGCGTGATCTGCTATTACGCGACGCGCGCGGTCATGCTGATGATCGTCAGCCGCCTCGCACGCAAGGAAGGGCGCAAATGGCTGATCGCCGCGGAGCGTCATCGCGTGTTTCACCGGCTCGCGCCGCTCGTGCCCGCGGCAATCGTCTATGCATCCGCGCCGCTGCTCTCCGGCCTCACGTTTCCGGTGATCCCGGCGCTCGGCCATCCGCTGGCCATTCTCGCGGCCTGCTACATGGTCTACACGCTCATGCGCGCGGCGCTCGCGCTGCGCGACAGCATCGAGGAACGCTACAGCCATTTTCCGACCGCGAGCGAGCGGCCGATCAAGAGCTTCCTGCAAATCGCCACCATCGTCGCGTATCTGGTCGCGCTGATAGCGGTGGTGTCGGTCCTGCTGGAGCGCTCGCCGCTCTATCTGCTCACTGGCCTCTCCGCCATCACCGCGCTGCTCATCATCATCTTCCGCGACTCGCTGCTGGGTTTCGTCGCGAGTATTCAGCTCGCGGCCTACGACATGCTGCGCGTGGGCGACTGGATCGAGGTGCCCGGATTCGTCGCCGATGGCGTCGTGATCGATATCGCGCTGAACACCATCAAGGTACGCAACTTCGACAACACCATCGTCATGTTGCCGAGCCAGCTTCTCTTGTCGAACAGCGTGAAGAACTGGCGCGGCATGTTCGAATCGGGCGCGCGGCGTCTGCGTCATGCGATTCACTTCGACGTCGACACCATTCGCTTCCCCGATGACGCATTGCTCGCGCGTCTGCCGTTCGCGCCGCCCGAAGGCGAGCGCCGCACGAACCTCGGTCTGTATCGGCTCTATCTCAGCGGCTATTTTCGCGAGCATCCGGCCGTGCGCCGCGACATGCCGTTCGTGATCCGGCATGTGCAGTCGACCGCGCCCATCGTGGCGCTGGAGATCTGCGTGTATCTCAACGAAATACGCTGGGAACGCTACGAGAACCTGCAATCGGACATGCTCGATCACGCTTACGGTGTCGTGCCGTTGTTCGGCCTGCGCTGCTGGCAGCGGGACCGTTCGGCGTCCGCCGCATCATGA
- a CDS encoding LysR family transcriptional regulator, translating to MSLRLPSLQALLVFETSARLLSFTKAAGELNVTPVAVSRMVARLEDALGFRLFERTKSGLTLTHRGATLQRAVASGFGQIGDTIDELKRDHAQGEIVTLSLASGFAALWLLPRYAEFRRAFPSINLRLQVMAGRLYGPLEDADLGIRLHGPGSDDDPFLLCPEIIVPVCSSNYLAEFGPLDAPANIEGHAYIHLDVTTLSWADFHRATGLSDKGIGEAVHHTDPGLAVQCAMLGQGVVLGWLLAIAAPLNEGKVIPAWDRYIATGCNYVLEHRSSNPSESTRAVAQWLIDEMKKELDDARRVLAPLSAVPKNRADRAARGVDAETTVPTPS from the coding sequence ATGAGTCTGCGACTTCCTTCTCTTCAGGCACTGCTCGTCTTCGAAACATCCGCGCGGCTGTTGAGCTTCACCAAGGCCGCCGGCGAACTCAACGTGACGCCCGTTGCGGTGAGCCGCATGGTGGCGCGGCTTGAAGACGCGCTCGGCTTCAGGCTCTTCGAGCGCACGAAGTCAGGGCTAACCCTGACGCATCGCGGCGCAACATTGCAGCGGGCCGTCGCATCCGGCTTCGGGCAGATCGGCGACACCATCGATGAACTCAAGCGCGATCACGCGCAAGGCGAGATCGTCACGCTATCGCTCGCGAGCGGCTTCGCCGCGTTGTGGCTTCTGCCGCGTTATGCGGAATTCCGCCGTGCGTTTCCGTCCATCAATCTGCGCTTGCAGGTGATGGCCGGCCGTCTGTATGGGCCGCTCGAAGATGCGGATCTCGGCATCCGGCTGCACGGGCCCGGTTCGGACGATGACCCCTTTCTGCTGTGTCCGGAGATCATCGTTCCTGTCTGTAGTTCGAACTATCTGGCGGAGTTCGGTCCGCTCGACGCACCCGCGAACATCGAAGGTCACGCCTACATTCATCTCGACGTGACCACGCTTTCATGGGCCGATTTTCATCGGGCTACGGGACTGTCCGACAAAGGTATCGGCGAGGCCGTGCATCACACGGACCCGGGGCTCGCCGTGCAATGCGCGATGCTCGGTCAGGGCGTCGTGCTCGGCTGGCTGCTCGCGATCGCGGCGCCGCTCAACGAAGGCAAGGTGATTCCCGCGTGGGATCGCTATATCGCAACGGGCTGCAATTACGTGCTCGAACATCGCTCGTCGAATCCGTCGGAGAGTACGCGCGCGGTGGCGCAATGGCTCATCGACGAGATGAAGAAGGAACTCGACGACGCACGGCGCGTGCTCGCGCCGTTGAGCGCGGTGCCGAAGAACCGCGCGGACCGTGCCGCGCGCGGTGTCGATGCCGAGACTACGGTGCCGACACCGTCATGA
- a CDS encoding FAD-dependent oxidoreductase: MTTASSDPLLQTFTLKHLQFRNRVMSTSHASRLTRDEFPQEVYQRYHEEKAKGGIALTMFGGSSNVSLDSPNTFQQINVGTDAVVPHLRRFSDRIHTHGAALMCQITHLGRRGDAYTEPWLPMIAPSAVRETLHRAMPQAIHDADIKRVIRDFGLAAKRCRDGGLDGIETHAGGHLIGQFMDPTVNLRTDKYGGSTANRVRFAIEVHEEIRKQVGDDFIVGFRFALEDGCSFEEGLEMSRILQGTGLFDFFNVAFGRMDTKMSLAVNSMPGMFVPSAPWLPKAAAFKRAVDLPVFHAAKIADLATARYAIREGLLDMVGMTRAHIAEPHLVKLVEAGREDEARPCVGASFCRNFRATCIHNPATSRETYLTHDIPEAAQKKRVLIVGAGPAGLEAARICATRGHDVTVLEANSTAGGQMLLAATGSWRRDLIGIVDWRVSQLDKLGVDVRYNHYAELSDVLDHGADAVIIATGGLPNLDALPGGELCKSVFDALTETPPREGSVLVYDGTGRHNAYLCAERYVDAGLDVSLALIDSMPAQETGGRGDDQVWMRNIARWDVPVRANIELIEVSASAGGKRRAVFHHHLTNERIEMEAVHVVVERGMLAVEDLFEAARMYSVNDGYTDLEAFATGKPQPAAQDGEAGQFHLYRIGDASASRDIHTAIYDAYRLCLAL, translated from the coding sequence ATGACTACTGCTTCGTCGGACCCCTTGCTTCAAACCTTCACGCTCAAGCATCTGCAGTTCAGGAACCGCGTGATGAGCACGAGTCACGCAAGCCGTCTCACGCGCGACGAATTCCCGCAGGAGGTCTATCAACGGTATCACGAGGAAAAGGCGAAAGGGGGTATCGCGCTGACGATGTTCGGCGGCTCGTCCAACGTGAGCCTCGACAGTCCGAACACGTTCCAGCAGATCAACGTCGGGACCGATGCGGTGGTGCCGCATCTGCGGCGCTTTTCGGATCGCATTCATACGCACGGCGCGGCACTGATGTGCCAGATCACGCATCTCGGGCGGCGCGGCGATGCATATACCGAACCCTGGCTGCCGATGATCGCGCCATCGGCTGTGCGCGAAACGCTGCACCGCGCCATGCCGCAGGCGATCCACGACGCGGACATCAAACGCGTGATTCGCGACTTCGGCCTCGCGGCGAAGCGCTGCCGCGACGGCGGGCTCGACGGCATCGAAACGCATGCGGGCGGCCATCTCATCGGTCAGTTCATGGACCCGACCGTGAACCTGCGCACCGATAAATACGGCGGCTCGACGGCCAATCGCGTGCGCTTCGCGATCGAGGTCCACGAGGAGATTCGCAAGCAGGTGGGCGACGATTTCATCGTGGGCTTTCGCTTCGCGCTCGAAGACGGCTGCAGCTTCGAGGAAGGGCTGGAGATGTCGCGCATTCTGCAAGGCACCGGTCTCTTCGATTTCTTCAATGTCGCGTTCGGCCGCATGGACACGAAGATGTCGCTCGCGGTCAATTCGATGCCCGGCATGTTCGTGCCGTCCGCGCCGTGGCTGCCGAAAGCCGCCGCGTTCAAGCGCGCGGTCGATCTGCCCGTGTTCCACGCAGCGAAGATCGCCGATCTCGCCACCGCGCGCTATGCAATTCGCGAAGGCCTGCTCGACATGGTCGGCATGACGCGCGCGCATATCGCGGAGCCGCATCTCGTGAAGCTCGTCGAAGCGGGCCGGGAGGACGAGGCGCGGCCGTGCGTGGGCGCATCGTTCTGCCGCAACTTCCGCGCGACGTGCATTCATAACCCGGCGACCTCGCGCGAGACGTACCTCACGCACGACATACCCGAAGCCGCGCAGAAGAAGCGCGTGCTGATCGTCGGCGCGGGACCGGCGGGTCTCGAAGCCGCGCGCATCTGCGCGACGCGTGGGCACGACGTCACCGTGCTCGAAGCGAACTCGACGGCGGGCGGACAGATGCTGCTGGCGGCGACGGGAAGCTGGCGGCGCGATCTCATCGGCATCGTCGACTGGCGCGTGTCGCAACTCGACAAGCTCGGCGTCGATGTGCGCTACAACCACTACGCCGAACTGAGCGACGTGCTCGATCATGGCGCGGATGCCGTCATCATCGCGACGGGCGGGCTGCCGAATCTCGATGCGCTGCCGGGCGGCGAGCTGTGCAAATCCGTCTTCGATGCGCTCACGGAGACGCCGCCGCGCGAAGGCAGCGTATTGGTGTACGACGGCACTGGCCGGCACAACGCGTATTTGTGCGCGGAACGTTATGTCGATGCGGGCCTCGACGTATCGCTCGCGCTCATCGACAGCATGCCCGCGCAGGAAACCGGCGGACGCGGCGACGATCAGGTGTGGATGCGCAACATCGCGCGCTGGGACGTGCCCGTGCGCGCGAACATCGAACTGATCGAAGTGAGTGCGTCGGCGGGCGGCAAACGCCGCGCGGTGTTCCATCATCATCTGACGAATGAGCGCATCGAGATGGAAGCGGTTCATGTGGTCGTCGAGCGCGGCATGCTCGCGGTCGAGGATCTCTTCGAGGCGGCGCGCATGTATTCCGTCAACGACGGCTATACCGATCTCGAAGCGTTCGCGACCGGCAAGCCGCAGCCTGCCGCGCAGGACGGCGAAGCAGGGCAATTCCATCTGTACCGCATCGGCGATGCGAGCGCGTCGCGCGACATCCACACGGCCATCTATGACGCTTACCGGCTTTGCCTCGCGCTATGA
- a CDS encoding ABC transporter substrate-binding protein, with amino-acid sequence MTLPKEFVVADPGRRKAMKTLAAAGAATLILPGASSLAFAANEPTPQRGGRIRVALANQSLMDSLDPAKGTHTGDYSRAYMFYSGLTELDADFKTQNALAEKLETDDFLKWTITLRPNVHFHDGKPFTSDDVVFSLMRHKDPATASKAKSIADGFSTVKAAGPLKVEITLTEPNVDLPALLAIPHLVIVAANTTDFSKGNGTGPFTCKEFTPAQRCIGARNPNFWKSGRPYLDEVEIIGIGDDAARTNALLAGDVHLISPLPARDVDRVKQTGKVTVLESPSQLYSDLALRQDMLPTKSADFNEGIKYLHDRQRIVSVMLRGHGTLANDHPVPEWHPYFMKGLPQRAFDPDKAQFHFKKAGTSGARAEIVAPPSVETALDSAMMIQQAAKQAGIDINVRRVPADGYWTTYWMKYPMTYGSILPRPTLDLLYTQFFRSNANWNESGWKNEQFDQLLVQARRERDEAKRKQMYGDMQTIVYEKNSLVIPAFINFIDAQSSTLRGLKGTPSGRVMGYRFAEFAWLDKA; translated from the coding sequence ATGACATTGCCGAAGGAATTCGTAGTCGCCGATCCAGGCCGCCGCAAGGCGATGAAGACGCTTGCTGCCGCAGGCGCGGCGACCCTCATCCTGCCGGGCGCTTCGTCACTTGCGTTCGCGGCGAACGAGCCCACGCCGCAACGCGGCGGGCGCATTCGCGTGGCGCTGGCGAACCAGTCGCTGATGGATTCGCTCGATCCCGCGAAGGGCACGCACACCGGCGACTATTCGCGTGCGTACATGTTCTACAGCGGCCTCACCGAACTCGACGCCGACTTCAAGACGCAGAACGCGCTCGCGGAGAAGCTCGAAACGGACGACTTCCTGAAGTGGACCATCACGCTTCGGCCCAACGTGCACTTCCACGACGGCAAGCCGTTCACATCCGACGATGTCGTGTTCTCGCTGATGCGCCACAAGGACCCGGCGACGGCATCGAAGGCGAAGTCGATCGCGGATGGCTTCAGCACGGTCAAGGCGGCCGGGCCGCTCAAGGTCGAGATCACGTTGACGGAGCCGAACGTCGATCTGCCCGCGCTGCTTGCGATTCCGCATCTGGTGATCGTCGCCGCGAACACGACGGACTTCTCGAAAGGCAACGGCACGGGCCCGTTCACATGCAAGGAATTCACGCCGGCGCAGCGCTGCATCGGCGCGCGCAATCCGAACTTCTGGAAGTCGGGACGTCCTTATCTGGACGAAGTGGAGATCATCGGCATCGGCGATGATGCGGCGCGCACCAATGCGCTGCTCGCGGGCGACGTGCACCTCATCTCGCCGCTGCCCGCGCGCGATGTCGATCGCGTCAAGCAGACAGGCAAGGTGACCGTGCTCGAAAGCCCGTCGCAACTCTATTCGGACCTCGCATTGCGGCAGGACATGTTGCCCACGAAGAGCGCGGACTTCAACGAGGGCATCAAGTATCTGCATGACCGGCAGCGCATCGTGAGCGTGATGCTGCGCGGCCACGGCACGCTCGCGAACGATCATCCGGTGCCGGAGTGGCATCCGTACTTCATGAAGGGCTTGCCGCAACGCGCGTTCGATCCGGACAAGGCGCAGTTCCACTTCAAGAAGGCCGGCACGTCCGGCGCGCGCGCGGAGATCGTCGCGCCGCCGTCGGTGGAGACCGCGCTGGATTCCGCCATGATGATCCAGCAGGCCGCAAAGCAGGCGGGCATCGACATCAACGTGCGCCGCGTGCCCGCCGATGGCTACTGGACGACCTACTGGATGAAGTACCCGATGACCTACGGCTCGATCCTGCCGCGCCCGACGCTCGATCTGCTGTACACGCAGTTCTTCCGCTCGAATGCGAACTGGAACGAGTCGGGCTGGAAGAACGAGCAATTCGATCAACTGCTGGTGCAGGCGCGCCGCGAGCGCGACGAAGCGAAGCGCAAGCAGATGTACGGCGACATGCAGACGATCGTCTACGAGAAGAACAGTCTCGTGATTCCCGCGTTCATCAACTTCATCGACGCGCAGAGTTCGACGCTGCGCGGCCTGAAGGGCACGCCGTCGGGACGCGTGATGGGTTACAGATTCGCGGAGTTCGCGTGGCTCGACAAGGCGTGA
- a CDS encoding GNAT family N-acetyltransferase codes for MPDSSNNDVVEYRAFTLDDIPAAHALSASVKWRHRADDWRLAARLGSGFAAVDQHGQLVGTALAFQFGAQAATLGMFIVSPEHQRRGIGRGLLDRLIAKLGARLLLIHASGEGKPLCEARGFTRIDTIHQHQGAAFQPPLVSLPPGERLRPIGAKDTPRLAGLASRASGLDRTALMPALLDVASGIALDRDGELIGFALFRRFGDGHVIGPVIAPESPDQSRAKALISYWLALNAGMFVRVDTPLRYGLSSWLEGLGLPLVDTIEQMALNGPPSADATLTQFALTSQALW; via the coding sequence GTGCCCGACTCGAGCAATAACGATGTGGTCGAATACCGGGCTTTCACGCTCGACGACATCCCCGCGGCGCACGCGCTGTCGGCGTCCGTCAAGTGGCGGCATCGCGCGGACGACTGGCGCCTCGCGGCACGTCTGGGCAGCGGGTTCGCCGCCGTCGATCAGCACGGCCAGCTCGTCGGCACCGCGCTCGCATTTCAGTTCGGCGCGCAGGCCGCGACGCTCGGCATGTTCATCGTGTCGCCGGAGCATCAGCGGCGCGGCATCGGTCGCGGCTTGCTCGACCGGCTGATCGCAAAGCTCGGCGCGCGCTTGCTGCTGATTCACGCGTCCGGCGAAGGCAAGCCCTTGTGCGAGGCGCGCGGCTTTACGCGCATCGATACGATTCATCAGCATCAGGGCGCGGCGTTTCAGCCGCCGCTCGTGTCGCTGCCGCCGGGCGAGCGGCTGCGTCCGATCGGCGCGAAGGACACGCCGCGTCTCGCCGGGCTGGCATCGCGCGCGAGCGGACTGGATCGCACCGCGCTGATGCCTGCATTGCTCGATGTTGCGAGCGGCATCGCGCTCGATCGCGATGGCGAGCTGATCGGCTTCGCGCTGTTCCGGCGTTTCGGCGACGGTCACGTGATCGGGCCGGTGATCGCGCCCGAATCGCCCGATCAGAGCCGCGCCAAGGCGTTGATCAGCTACTGGCTCGCGCTCAACGCGGGCATGTTCGTGCGTGTCGATACGCCGCTGCGATACGGGCTGTCTTCGTGGCTCGAAGGCCTCGGGCTGCCGCTCGTCGATACCATCGAGCAGATGGCGCTGAACGGCCCGCCATCCGCCGATGCAACGCTCACCCAATTCGCGCTGACGAGCCAGGCGCTGTGGTGA
- a CDS encoding aldehyde dehydrogenase — MDRFDPASLVIRSGHFIGGELIDAGASRIEVARPSDGVVYASVPVADEAMIDYAVQNAYSAFRQSDWARRAPRERARVLRTFADLVAADAANLAPLEALGSTRPVRDAYNWDVPFTAESIRFYAEFADKIGGDVAATDHRHLGMTIAEPYGVIGAIAPWNFPLVMGIWKTAPALAAGNAVVLKPSEMTPFSALRLAELALEAGVPPGIFNVVQGDGRTTGDALVRHPRIGKVTFTGSTRTGAAIMAACAESGTKPVTLELGGKSPQIVFADAPRIDEVARRIAGAITGNAGQVCVAGSRLLVQRAIADELTDRIAQAFGELKAGATWVAGTTLSPIISEPQAQRIDAIVQRSIATGASLRCGGKRADAATPGAFYAPTLLCDVTQDSDAVRSEIFGPVLTVQSFDSEEEALELAAHPDYGLAAGVHTADIGRALRMVRGIEAGTVWVNRYGRTSDFVIPTGGYKRSGIGKDLGRQAYEANLRFKSVLIDTES; from the coding sequence ATGGACCGGTTCGATCCTGCCAGCCTCGTCATCAGGAGCGGGCATTTCATCGGCGGCGAATTGATCGATGCGGGCGCGTCGCGCATCGAGGTCGCGCGGCCGTCGGATGGCGTCGTGTATGCATCGGTGCCCGTCGCCGATGAAGCGATGATCGACTACGCCGTGCAGAACGCATACAGCGCGTTCAGGCAGAGCGACTGGGCGCGCCGCGCACCGCGCGAGCGTGCCCGCGTGCTGCGCACGTTCGCCGATCTCGTCGCCGCCGATGCAGCCAATCTCGCGCCGCTCGAAGCGCTCGGCTCGACGCGTCCCGTGCGCGATGCGTACAACTGGGACGTGCCGTTCACCGCCGAGAGCATCCGCTTTTATGCGGAGTTCGCCGACAAGATCGGCGGCGATGTCGCGGCGACCGATCATCGGCATCTCGGCATGACGATCGCCGAGCCGTACGGCGTGATCGGCGCGATCGCACCGTGGAATTTTCCACTCGTGATGGGCATATGGAAGACCGCGCCCGCGCTCGCGGCGGGCAACGCGGTCGTGCTGAAACCATCGGAGATGACGCCGTTCTCCGCGCTGCGTCTTGCTGAACTCGCTTTGGAAGCGGGCGTGCCGCCGGGTATCTTCAACGTCGTTCAGGGCGATGGCCGCACGACCGGCGATGCGCTGGTGCGTCATCCGCGCATCGGCAAGGTGACGTTCACCGGATCGACGCGCACGGGCGCCGCGATCATGGCCGCCTGCGCGGAGTCGGGCACCAAGCCCGTCACGCTCGAACTGGGCGGCAAGAGTCCGCAGATCGTGTTCGCCGATGCGCCGCGCATCGATGAGGTCGCACGCCGCATCGCGGGCGCGATCACGGGCAATGCGGGGCAGGTGTGTGTCGCGGGTTCGCGGCTGCTGGTGCAACGCGCGATCGCGGATGAACTGACCGATCGCATCGCACAGGCTTTCGGCGAACTCAAGGCAGGCGCGACGTGGGTTGCGGGCACGACCTTGTCGCCGATCATCTCCGAGCCGCAGGCGCAGCGCATCGACGCAATCGTTCAACGCAGCATCGCGACCGGTGCGAGCCTGCGTTGCGGCGGCAAGCGCGCGGATGCGGCGACGCCCGGCGCGTTCTATGCGCCGACCTTGCTGTGCGATGTCACACAGGACAGCGATGCCGTGCGCAGCGAGATCTTCGGCCCGGTGCTGACCGTGCAGTCCTTCGATTCCGAAGAAGAAGCGCTCGAACTCGCCGCGCATCCCGACTATGGCCTCGCCGCAGGCGTGCATACGGCGGATATCGGCCGCGCATTGCGCATGGTGCGCGGCATCGAGGCCGGCACGGTCTGGGTGAACCGTTATGGCCGCACAAGCGACTTCGTGATTCCGACTGGCGGCTACAAGCGCTCGGGCATCGGCAAGGATCTCGGGCGGCAGGCTTACGAAGCGAATCTGCGCTTCAAGAGCGTGCTGATCGACACTGAAAGTTGA
- a CDS encoding haloacid dehalogenase type II, with amino-acid sequence MIDFEPKYITFDCYGTLTKFRMADMAREMYADRLQGDDLEQFVKFFAGYRRDEVLGAWKPYRDVIVNSVRRACERMNVEFNEAEAEKYYLAVPTWGPHPDVPEGLSRLATKYKLVILSNASNDQIQSNVDKLGAPFHRVFTAQQAQSYKPRMQGFEYMFDQLNCNPEDVLHVSSSLRYDLMTAHDMGIKHKAFVKRGHEPGTPYYEYYEVDTIGDLATQLGL; translated from the coding sequence ATGATCGATTTCGAGCCGAAGTACATCACGTTCGACTGCTACGGCACGCTGACGAAATTCCGCATGGCCGATATGGCTCGCGAGATGTACGCCGACCGCCTGCAAGGCGACGACCTGGAGCAATTCGTCAAGTTCTTCGCGGGCTATCGCCGCGACGAAGTGCTCGGCGCGTGGAAGCCGTATCGCGACGTGATCGTCAATTCGGTGCGCCGCGCGTGCGAACGCATGAACGTCGAATTCAACGAAGCGGAAGCCGAAAAGTATTACCTCGCCGTGCCGACCTGGGGCCCGCATCCGGACGTGCCGGAAGGTCTCTCGCGCCTGGCTACGAAATACAAGCTCGTGATTCTCTCGAACGCATCGAACGATCAGATTCAAAGCAACGTCGACAAGCTCGGCGCGCCGTTCCATCGCGTGTTCACGGCGCAGCAGGCGCAGTCGTACAAGCCGCGCATGCAGGGCTTCGAGTACATGTTCGACCAGTTGAACTGCAATCCGGAAGACGTGCTGCACGTCTCGTCGAGCCTGCGTTACGACCTGATGACCGCGCACGACATGGGCATCAAGCACAAGGCGTTCGTCAAGCGCGGCCACGAGCCGGGCACGCCGTACTACGAGTATTACGAAGTGGACACCATCGGCGATCTCGCCACGCAACTCGGTCTGTAA